In one window of Syntrophales bacterium DNA:
- a CDS encoding DUF3096 domain-containing protein, translated as MNMTLSLGPLLSLLAGVLILIVPRLLNYIVAAYLIVFGLLGLFGDIRLR; from the coding sequence ATGAATATGACCTTAAGTCTTGGTCCTTTATTGTCTTTGCTCGCTGGCGTGCTTATTCTGATCGTTCCCCGGTTGCTGAACTATATCGTCGCGGCTTATCTGATCGTCTTCGGATTGCTGGGACTGTTCGGTGACATACGCCTGAGATAA